Proteins encoded by one window of Streptomyces sp. NBC_01571:
- the purM gene encoding phosphoribosylformylglycinamidine cyclo-ligase — MSSVSDQSPPATGSPSGASYAAAGVDIEAGDRAVELMKEWVKKTQRPEVLGGLGGFAGLFDASALKRYERPLLASATDGVGTKVDLARQLGVYDSIGHDLVAMVMDDIVVCGAEPLFMTDYICVGKVHPERVAAIVKGIAEGCVLAGCALVGGETAEHPGLLGPDDFDVAGAGTGVVEADRLLGADRIRTGDAVIAMAASGLHSNGYSLVRHVLFERANLSLDQHVEEFGRTLGEELLEPTKIYSLDCLALTRTTEVHAFSHITGGGLAANLARVIPDGLHAIVDRETWMPAPVFDLVGRTGQVERLELEKTLNMGVGMIAIVPEESADAALATLGDRGVDAWIAGEITERGEHTTGAALIGDYAS, encoded by the coding sequence ATGTCTTCTGTCTCTGATCAGTCACCTCCGGCGACGGGCAGCCCTTCCGGTGCTTCCTACGCGGCTGCCGGCGTCGACATCGAAGCGGGCGACCGCGCCGTGGAGCTGATGAAGGAGTGGGTGAAGAAGACGCAGCGCCCCGAGGTCCTCGGCGGACTCGGCGGCTTCGCCGGCCTCTTCGACGCCTCCGCCCTCAAGCGGTACGAGCGTCCGCTGCTCGCCTCCGCCACGGACGGCGTCGGCACCAAGGTCGACCTGGCCCGGCAGCTCGGCGTGTACGACTCCATCGGACACGACCTGGTCGCGATGGTCATGGACGACATCGTGGTGTGCGGCGCCGAGCCGCTCTTCATGACCGACTACATCTGCGTCGGCAAGGTCCACCCCGAGCGTGTCGCGGCCATCGTGAAGGGCATCGCCGAGGGCTGCGTCCTCGCGGGCTGCGCCCTGGTGGGCGGCGAGACGGCCGAACACCCGGGTCTGCTGGGTCCGGACGACTTCGACGTCGCGGGCGCCGGTACGGGCGTGGTCGAGGCCGACCGGCTGCTCGGTGCGGATCGTATCCGCACGGGTGACGCGGTGATCGCCATGGCGGCCTCCGGGCTTCACTCGAACGGGTACTCCCTCGTCCGGCACGTTCTCTTCGAGCGGGCGAACCTCAGCCTCGACCAGCACGTCGAGGAGTTCGGCCGTACGCTCGGCGAGGAGCTGCTGGAGCCCACCAAGATCTACTCGCTGGACTGTCTGGCGCTCACCCGGACCACCGAGGTGCACGCCTTCAGCCACATCACCGGCGGCGGGCTCGCGGCGAACCTCGCCCGGGTGATCCCGGACGGCCTGCACGCGATCGTCGACCGTGAGACCTGGATGCCGGCCCCGGTCTTCGACCTCGTCGGCCGGACCGGGCAGGTCGAGCGGCTCGAGCTGGAGAAGACGCTCAACATGGGCGTGGGCATGATCGCGATCGTCCCCGAGGAATCGGCGGACGCGGCGCTCGCCACCCTCGGGGACCGCGGTGTGGACGCCTGGATCGCCGGTGAGATCACCGAGCGCGGCGAGCACACGACCGGCGCGGCCCTGATCGGCGACTACGCGAGCTGA
- the purF gene encoding amidophosphoribosyltransferase, whose protein sequence is MPRGDGRLNHDLLPGEKGPQDACGVFGVWAPGEEVAKLTYFGLYALQHRGQESAGIAVSNGSQILVFKDMGLVSQVFDETSLGSLQGHIAVGHARYSTTGASVWENAQPTFRATAHGSIALGHNGNLVNTAQLAEMVADLPKQDGRTTRVAATNDTDLLTALLAAQVDDDGKPLTVEEASAKVLPQVKGAFSLVFMNEHTLYAARDPQGIRPLVLGRLERGWVVASESAALDICGAAYVREIEPGEFVAIDENGLRTSRFAEAKPKGCVFEYVYLARPDTDIAGRNVYLSRVEMGRKLAKEAPVEADLVIATPESGTPAAIGYAEASGIPFGAGLVKNAYVGRTFIQPSQTIRQLGIRLKLNPLKEVIKGKRLVVVDDSIVRGNTQRALVRMLREAGAAEVHIRISSPPVKWPCFFGIDFATRAELIANGMTVEEIGTSLGADSLSYISLDGMIEATTIAKPNLCRACFDGEYPMELPDPELLGKQLLETELAAGPAATAAADAIRRP, encoded by the coding sequence GTGCCACGTGGTGACGGTCGACTCAATCATGATCTGCTCCCCGGCGAGAAAGGCCCCCAGGACGCTTGCGGCGTCTTCGGAGTCTGGGCCCCCGGTGAAGAGGTCGCCAAGCTCACTTACTTCGGGCTCTACGCCCTCCAGCATCGAGGCCAGGAATCCGCGGGTATCGCGGTCAGCAACGGCTCCCAGATCCTCGTCTTCAAGGACATGGGCCTCGTGTCCCAGGTCTTCGACGAGACCTCGCTCGGTTCGCTCCAGGGTCATATCGCGGTCGGTCACGCCCGCTACTCGACCACCGGCGCCTCCGTCTGGGAGAACGCCCAGCCGACGTTCCGTGCCACCGCGCACGGCTCCATCGCGCTCGGCCACAACGGCAACCTGGTCAACACGGCGCAGCTCGCCGAGATGGTCGCCGACCTCCCCAAGCAGGACGGCCGCACCACCCGGGTGGCCGCCACCAACGACACCGACCTGCTCACCGCGCTGCTCGCGGCCCAGGTCGACGACGACGGCAAGCCGCTCACCGTGGAAGAGGCCTCCGCGAAGGTCCTCCCGCAGGTCAAGGGCGCCTTCAGCCTCGTCTTCATGAACGAGCACACCCTCTACGCGGCGCGCGACCCGCAGGGCATCCGCCCGCTGGTCCTCGGCCGACTGGAGCGCGGCTGGGTGGTCGCCTCCGAATCCGCCGCCCTCGACATCTGCGGCGCCGCGTACGTCCGCGAGATCGAGCCGGGCGAGTTCGTCGCCATCGACGAGAACGGCCTGCGCACCTCGCGCTTCGCGGAAGCGAAGCCCAAGGGCTGTGTCTTCGAGTACGTCTACCTGGCCCGCCCCGACACGGACATCGCCGGCCGGAACGTGTACCTGTCCCGTGTCGAGATGGGCCGCAAGCTCGCCAAGGAAGCCCCCGTGGAGGCTGATCTGGTGATAGCGACTCCGGAGTCCGGGACGCCCGCCGCGATCGGTTACGCGGAGGCCAGCGGAATCCCCTTCGGCGCGGGTCTGGTCAAGAACGCGTACGTCGGCCGGACCTTCATCCAGCCCTCGCAGACCATCCGGCAGCTGGGCATCCGCCTGAAGCTGAATCCCCTCAAGGAAGTCATCAAGGGGAAGCGGCTGGTCGTCGTCGACGACTCGATCGTCCGCGGCAACACCCAGCGCGCGCTGGTGCGCATGCTCCGCGAGGCCGGAGCCGCCGAGGTCCACATCCGGATCTCCTCCCCGCCCGTGAAGTGGCCCTGCTTCTTCGGCATCGACTTCGCGACCCGTGCCGAGCTGATCGCCAACGGCATGACCGTCGAGGAGATCGGCACCTCGCTCGGCGCCGACTCCCTCTCGTACATCTCCCTCGACGGGATGATCGAGGCCACGACCATCGCCAAGCCGAACCTGTGCCGGGCCTGCTTCGACGGCGAGTACCCGATGGAGCTTCCCGACCCCGAGCTGCTCGGCAAGCAGCTCCTGGAGACCGAGCTGGCCGCGGGTCCCGCAGCCACGGCCGCGGCTGACGCCATCCGTCGCCCGTAA
- a CDS encoding META domain-containing protein: MDKQRLTLSVLTLLPLAVACGTETAGGDPGGTGSSSVTAAHGTGVTGVHWNVDSLTVDGRTTRSPGGAYLRIDRDGRVSGNLGCNGFGSTATVKNDRVDFGDVRMTEMACGKTPMAFEKSLVRVFGRDTFTAAVKGDRLTLTTGDGDRVGLTREADVPLHGTKWTITSVGVGDAARPLPAGAAAYFVLDRRRGTLSGRVGCNSVSAKATVRDGHITLGAPRTTRMVCDASLMDTERTLLSLFDSTVRYTLDHRSLALTSTNGTHVTAVADK, from the coding sequence ATGGACAAGCAGCGACTGACCCTCAGCGTCCTGACCCTGCTTCCGCTCGCCGTGGCCTGCGGCACCGAGACGGCGGGCGGTGACCCCGGCGGGACGGGCTCGTCGTCCGTCACCGCGGCGCACGGCACCGGCGTCACCGGCGTCCACTGGAACGTCGACAGCCTCACCGTCGACGGGAGGACCACCCGCTCACCCGGCGGCGCCTACCTGCGGATCGACCGGGACGGCCGCGTCAGCGGCAACCTCGGCTGCAACGGCTTCGGTTCGACCGCCACCGTCAAGAACGACCGCGTCGACTTCGGCGACGTCCGGATGACGGAGATGGCCTGCGGGAAGACCCCGATGGCCTTCGAGAAGAGCCTGGTCCGCGTCTTCGGCCGGGACACGTTCACCGCCGCGGTCAAGGGCGACCGGCTCACCCTCACCACCGGCGACGGCGACCGGGTCGGTCTCACCAGGGAGGCGGACGTCCCGCTCCACGGCACGAAGTGGACCATCACGTCCGTCGGCGTCGGCGACGCGGCCCGGCCCCTGCCCGCGGGAGCCGCGGCGTACTTCGTCCTGGACCGGCGCCGGGGCACGCTTTCCGGCCGCGTCGGCTGCAACAGCGTCTCCGCGAAAGCCACGGTCCGCGACGGACATATCACCCTCGGCGCCCCCCGGACCACCCGGATGGTGTGCGACGCCTCACTCATGGACACCGAGCGCACCCTGCTGAGCCTCTTCGACAGCACGGTGCGCTACACGCTGGATCACCGCAGCCTCGCTCTGACCAGCACAAACGGCACGCACGTCACGGCGGTCGCCGACAAGTGA